One Pleuronectes platessa chromosome 20, fPlePla1.1, whole genome shotgun sequence DNA window includes the following coding sequences:
- the sec22c gene encoding vesicle-trafficking protein SEC22c — translation MSLILFAFVVRVRDGLPLSASTDFEHNQELQERKQQLRTISKVLGRFPDRGSVKGQELNIFFISSEGVSYMTVCHCSLPVAKAFCFLEDLRWEFTACFSSTVVTLAARPYPFLEFDGTIQKLKQQYNQSGGPALEVTLAEVQEDLRIHPLQVINLDEVELTNGIANGHMEQGPGSGPNVRLQPVTAPGILSLVLNIVCASLNVIRGVHLIENTFQDDYEGIWNVVAFLLAFVCCVSQCHLYLFHSSLKKLISFTLLSVVVLCNLYLFGLRNIWQMIFHISVASLSTVLTLRRKVQDRTNDCGV, via the exons ATGTCTCTGATCCTGTTCGCCTTCGTGGTTCGGGTCAGGGATGGACTCCCCCTGTCAGCCTCCACAGACTTTGAACACAACCAAGAGCTCCAGGAGCGGAAGCAGCAGCTCAGGACCATCAGCAAAGTGCTGGGACGCTTCCCTGACAGAGGCTCCGTCAAGGGCCAGGAGCTCAACATATT CTTCATCTCTTCAGAGGGTGTATCCTACATGACTGTGTGCCACTGCAGCCTCCCTGTTGCTAAGGCCTTCTGCTTCCTGGAAGATCTGCGTTGGGAGTTCACAGCATGTTTCAGTAGCACCGTTGTTACCTTGGCAGCCAGGCCATATCCATTTTTGGAATTTG ACGGCACCATTCAGAAGCTGAAGCAGCAGTACAACCAGAGTGGTGGTCCGGCCCTCGAGGTGACGCTGGCAGAAGTCCAGGAGGATCTGAGGATCCATCCACTACAAGTAATTAACTTGGATGAGGTGGAGCTCACCAACGGCATCGCAAATGGGCATATGGAGCAAGGTCCTGGATCTG GTCCGAATGTGAGACTTCAACCAGTGACGGCGCCAGGAATCCTTTCTCTGGtcctgaacattgtgtgtgcgTCGTTGAATGTAATTCGTGGTGTGCACCTCATAGAGAACACGTTCCAG GACGACTACGAAGGTATATGGAATGTTGTGGCATTTCTTCTGGCGtttgtctgctgtgtgtctcAG TGCCACCTCTACCTGTTCCATTCATCTCTGAAGAAACTGATTTCCTTCACTCTGTTGAGCGTGGTCGTCCTATGCAACTTGTACCTGTTCGGCCTGAGGAACATATGGCAGATGATCTTTCACATTTCAGTGGCCTCGCTCTCCACCGTCCTCACCCTCCGCCGCAAAGTCCAGGACAGAACCAATGACTGTGGGGTGTGA